The following are encoded together in the Vicia villosa cultivar HV-30 ecotype Madison, WI unplaced genomic scaffold, Vvil1.0 ctg.000779F_1_1, whole genome shotgun sequence genome:
- the LOC131631143 gene encoding uncharacterized protein LOC131631143 translates to MYSNPPMDYAYHTPSSHQWSIPPTYSTPTPTPSFPSFPWELFTPYYIHESSSPKLYLNHGYSPHTPTSYPPPPNSYSSSHYSFYYNNHHQPLQPTKTYHTFKKDFDKHLEVSHPSFKKNSKKNSKTILTKSKSSNITLKTISTFSFLKQKPKLLEFTPTPTPSSLLPNSVFVNPLYNENWRNPLPKPQSPSSNAVVYPYTHRLSQIHLQPKSKQIGSQTIASHFNREAKRFHSFGATKESLSKVSTEVFQIGTDVHLYDNPEDVNIVPLRDSRFDFETTHTENSLLVLDDEENFKNNKATYLAVINDADDVSDEASSIESAQDDLLGENDKAKFCLYMRKIERVVSKTFSEPDCCLESSGTDKKNDSVSVPCRQIGVTGRRNYFSPHWSVEAVEKELDRDDVLEAVFHVNAHNRLEMLEIKDLIITGIILPLEGNADKKKEKGVRCQGFGRIESWDISGYMIAREKYGVFVAADESNTVKDRNELVEIHIPIYLSSISKGVATVMVSYSSWNGVVLEQKYELVKRLQNMKHICGMIGDGVNDAPVLKKADIRIVARSASDIVLMEHGFSVIINVVLTNRAIFQRMKNYTIYVVSITIRFVFGFMLSALIWRFDFALFMVLIIAILKDGTIMAISKDRVKASPLPDSWKLKEILASRILFLVSESISWKHHRVNLHNFLMSFSPDACLPLLILCSSGSYDERATRLREGLQWLAGESLSQPNFHIKLPAPAASECKNVLKSIIQGQHLQGNDNILLKLAGKYDGYDGYDLAILVDRTVHVVVLRFRSSNSIYEHEGPALQLENFYQTMHDFLPVSIGDIKMLEVEGAYYEINVVLLLCINIKKIVLLEKEFQLVTQTKMEVHDTQQGREYHCSSVT, encoded by the exons atgtactcaaatcctcctatggattatGCTTATCATACACCTTCATCTCATCAATGGAGCATTCCTCCAACCTATTCCACACCCACACCAACACCTTCATTTCCATCATTCCCATGGGAACTCTTCACACCTTACTACATTCATGAATCTTCATCACCAAAATTGTATCTAAATCATGGATATTCACCTCATACACCTACCTCATATCCACCACCACCTAACTCATATTCATCATCTCATTATTCATTCTACtacaataatcatcatcaaccaCTGCAACCAACAAAAACCTATCACACATTTAAAAAGGATTTTGATAAGCATTTGGAAGTGTCTCATCCCTCTTttaagaaaaattcaaaaaaaaattcaaaaaccatTCTCACAAAATCCAAATCATCCAACATCACACTCAAAACGATTTCAACCTTTTCATTTCTCAAACAGAAACCCAAACTTCTAGAATTCACACCCACACCAACACCTTCATCCCTTCTTCCAAATTCTGTTTTCGTTAACCCACTATACAACGAGAATTGGCGAAATCctctcccaaaaccccaatccccATCCTCAAACGCAGTGGTTTATCCCTACACGCACCGTCTCtctcaaattcaccttcaacctaAATCCAAACAAATCGGATCTCAAACAATCGCTTCTCATTTCAATAGAGAAGCTAAAAGGTTTCACAGTTTCGGAGCAACGAAGGAATCTCTAAGCAAAGTGTCGACGGAGGTATTCCAAATCGGCACTGATGTTCACCTATACGACAATCCCGAAGACGTCAACATCGTCCCTCTTCGCGACAGCAGGTTTGATTTCGAGACTACACATACTGAGAACTCTCTCCTTGTACTAGATGATGAAGAGAATTTTAAAAACAACAAAGCCACTTACCTCGCCGTAATCAACGATGCCGATGACGTCTCTGACGAAGCTTCGTCTATTGAATCCGCTCAAGACGATTTGTTAGGTGAAAACGACAAAGcaaaattttgtttatatatgagaaaaattgagagagttgttTCAAAAACATTTTCAGAACCCGATTGTTGCTTGGAGTCATCAGGAACTGATAAAAAGAACGACTCAGTCTCAGTCCCTTGCCGTCAAATTGGTGTTACTGGCCGGAGAAATTATTTTAGTCCACACTGGTCTGTTGAGGCTGTTGAGAAGGAATTGGATAGGGATGATGTTCTCGAAGCTGTCTTTCATGTGAATGCTCATAATAGACTTGAGATGCTTGAAATTAAGGATTTAATCATCACTGGAATTATATTGCCACTAGAAGGAAATGCTgacaagaaaaaagagaaaggtGTTAGATGTCAAGGTTTTGGTCGAATTGAATCATGGGATATATCTGGATATATGATAGCAAGAGAAAAATATGGAGTATTTGTTGCAGCTGATGAGAGTAACACTGTTAAAGATAGAAATGAATTGGTGGAAATTCACATACCAATTTACTTAAGCTCCATTAGCAAGGGTGTGGCAACTGTTATGGTATCTTACTCAAGTTGGAATGGAGTAGTTCTCGAACAGAAATATGAACTTGTCAAGAGGCTGCAAAACATGAAGCATATATGCGGAATGATAGGAGATGGCGTAAACGATGCTCCTGTGTTAAAGAAAGCTGATATCAGAATTGTTGCTAGAAGTGCTTCTGATATTGTCCTTATGGAGCATGGTTTTAGTGTCATTATCAATGTTGTCCTCACCAACAGGGCCATTTTCCAGAGAATGAAGAATTATACTATTTATGTTGTGTCAATCACCATTCGCTTCGTGTTCGGTTTCATGCTCAGTGCTTTGATTTGGAGATTTGATTTTGCACTTTTCATGGTTTTGATCATTGCAATACTGAAGGATGGTACCATTATGGCAATTTCAAAAGATCGAGTGAAAGCATCCCCACTGCCTGACAGTTGGAAACTAAAGGAAATATTGGCAAGTCGAATTTTGTTTCTAGTATCTGAGAGCATCTCATGGAAACATCATAGAGTTAATCTCCATAATTTTTTGATGTCATTTTCCCCTGATGCTTGTTTGCCTCTACTCATCCTATGCAGTAGCGGCTCATACGATGAAAGGGCTACCCGTTTAAGAGAAGGACTGCAATGGCTGGCAGGTGAATCACTTTCGCAACCCAACTTTCACATTAAGCTGCCTGCTCCTGCAGCTTCTGAGTgtaagaatgttttgaaaagtaTAATACAAGGGCAGCACTTGCAAGGTAATGATAACATCCTACTTAAGTTGGCTGGAAAATATGATGGTTATGATGGCTATGATCTAGCAATACTAGTTGACAGAACTGTCCATGTTGTTGTTCTCCGTTTTCGGTCATCTAATTCCATTTATGAACACGAGGGTCCTGCTTTACAACTGGAGAATTTCTATCAGACAATGCATGATTTTCTTCCGGTTTCAATTGGTGACATCAAAATGCTTGAAGTTGAAGGAGCTTATTATGAAATCAATGTGGTCTTGCTCCTGTgtataaacattaaaaaaattgttctgtTAGAAAAAGAATTCCAGTTGGTTACACAAACTAAAATGGAAGTCCACGATACTCAACAAGGAAGAGAATATCATTGCAGT TCTGTGACATAA